In one Balaenoptera musculus isolate JJ_BM4_2016_0621 chromosome 2, mBalMus1.pri.v3, whole genome shotgun sequence genomic region, the following are encoded:
- the TRIM69 gene encoding E3 ubiquitin-protein ligase TRIM69, translating to MSRNVLNNTIYNSSTLVSSNPSVNIDPDNYVEVNDFITQIPSKAQIQDITTELHCPLCNDWFRDPLMLSCGHNFCQSCIQNFWKQQAKETFCPECKMLCQYSNCTFNLVLEKLVEKIKKLPLLKGHPQCPEHGENLKLFSKPDGKLICFQCKDARLSVGQSKEFLQISDAVCFFTEELTIHQGQLEATLKELQSLRNRQKDAIAAHKKNKLHLQQHISLEFLKLHQFLHSKEKDALNELREEGKALNEEMELNLSHIQEQCLLAKEMLVSIQARMEQQNSFDFLKDITPLLDSLEQGMRVLTPRELISRKLNPGLFRGPIQYMMWREMQSTLSPGLSPLTLDPKTAHPNLVLSKNRTSVWHGDIKQVMPDDPERFDSSVAVLGSKGFTSGRWYWEVEVAKKTKWTVGVVRESILRKGSCPLTPEQGFWLLRLRNQTDLKALDLPSCSLKLTNNLNKVGIYLDYEGGQVSFYNAKTMTHIYTFSSTFMEKLYPYFCPCLNDGGENKEPLHILHPQ from the exons ATGAGCAGGAATGTTCTTAacaacactatttataatagctccaCACTG GTATCTTCCAACCCCTCCGTCAACATTGACCCAGACAACTACGTTGAAGTGAATGATTTCATCACTCAGATACCCTCTAAAGCGCAGATACAAGATATTACTACGGAGTTACACTGCCCACTGTGTAATGATTGGTTTCGTGATCCACTGATGCTAAGCTGTGGCCACAACTTCTGTCAGTCTTGTATCCAAAACTTTTGGAAGCAGCAAGCAAAAGAAACATTCTGTCCTGAGTGTAAGATGCTATGTCAATACAGCAACTGTACATTTAACCTTGTACTGGAGAAGCTGGTAGAGAAGATTAAGAAGCTACCCCTACTCAAGGGCCATCCACAGTGCCCAGAGCATGGAGAGAACCTGAAACTATTCAGTAAGCCAGACGGGAAACTGATATGCTTTCAATGCAAAGATGCTCGATTGTCTGTGGGGCAGTCCAAAGAATTCCTGCAGATCTCTGATGCTGTGTGTTTCTTCACG GAGGAGCTTACCATCCATCAGGGTCAACTGGAGGCAACCCTGAAGGAACTTCAGTCCCTGAGGAACAGGCAGAAAGATGCTATTGCTGCTCACAAG AAAAACAAGCTACATCTGCAGCAACACATCTCCTTGGAGTTTCTAAAGCTGCATCAGTtcctgcacagcaaagaaaaggaCGCTTTAAATGAGCTCCGAGAAGAGGGGAAAGCCTTGAATGAGGAGATGGAGCTGAATCTGAGCCACATTCAAGAACAGTGCCTCCTAGCCAAGGAGATGTTGGTGAGCATCCAGGCACGGATGGAACAGCAGAACTCCTTCGACTTTCTCAAA GACATCACACCTCTCTTGGATAG CTTGGAGCAAGGAATGAGGGTGCTGACACCCAGAGAGCTTATCTCCAGAAAGCTGAACCCAGGCCTGTTCAGAGGTCCCATCCAGTATATGATGTGGAGGGAAATGCAGTCCACTCTCTCTCCAG GCCTGTCTCCATTAACTCTGGACCCTAAAACTGCTCACCCAAATCTAGTGCTCTCCAAAAACCGAACAAGTGTATGGCATGGTGACATTAAGCAGGTAATGCCTGATGATCCAGAGAGGTTTGACTCAAGTGTGGCTGTGCTGGGCTCAAAAGGCTTCACATCTGGAAGGTGGTACTGGGAAGTAGAAGTAGCAAAGAAGACAAAATGGACAGTTGGAGTCGTCAGAGAATCCATCCTTCGGAAGGGCAGCTGTCCTCTAACTCCTGAGCAAGGATTCTGGCTTTTAAGGCTACGGAACCAAACTGATCTAAAGGCTCTGGATTTGCCTTCCTGTAGTCTGAAACTGACTAACAACCTCAACAAGGTGGGCATATACCTGGATTATGAGGGAGGGCAGGTATCCTTCTACAATGCTAAAACTATGACCCACATTTACACCTTCAGTAGCACCTTCATGGAGAAACTTTATCCCTACTTCTGCCCTTGCCTTAATGATGGTGGAGAGAATAAAGAACCATTGCATATCTTACATCCACAGTAA